One window from the genome of Marispirochaeta aestuarii encodes:
- a CDS encoding pirin family protein, with translation MISGLRRIRKISHQAATKEETGTGFNSRFFSGVGNTPLLFHLEECHHYRIPFKDPGERLPFTRRPGETTVTYLLCGSLKFTTSGGIQESMSPGSCLWISSAGEKDVEFESTTPPSQEFWSVHVRASGSPGLERVPPLSCQIRDATIPMHRGEDGIIVRVIAGEYEGLRGPLYAKSGTVLFLDVSIPPLTPLNISIPEKFLVLLYCLEGSGLRDFSSGSIIRSSELIRYSRGEEISLSTETEEVRLLLIGGTGTALTEL, from the coding sequence ATGATCAGCGGACTGCGCAGAATACGGAAAATCTCTCATCAGGCGGCGACTAAGGAGGAGACCGGCACAGGATTTAACAGCCGGTTTTTCTCCGGAGTCGGCAACACTCCACTGCTGTTTCACCTTGAAGAGTGCCACCATTACAGAATCCCCTTCAAAGACCCCGGAGAAAGGCTTCCCTTTACCCGTCGGCCCGGAGAGACAACAGTTACCTACCTGTTGTGCGGCTCTCTAAAGTTTACAACCAGCGGCGGCATTCAGGAATCAATGTCCCCGGGGAGCTGCCTCTGGATAAGCAGCGCCGGAGAAAAGGATGTGGAATTTGAATCTACCACTCCTCCATCCCAGGAGTTCTGGTCCGTACATGTCCGCGCAAGCGGCTCTCCCGGACTCGAAAGGGTCCCGCCTTTAAGCTGCCAGATTCGCGACGCAACCATACCCATGCACCGGGGCGAAGATGGTATCATCGTCCGGGTAATAGCCGGAGAATATGAAGGACTGCGGGGTCCCCTCTATGCCAAATCCGGTACTGTATTGTTCCTTGATGTGAGCATACCGCCGCTGACACCGCTGAACATCTCGATTCCCGAGAAATTCCTGGTTCTCCTCTACTGTCTGGAAGGCAGCGGACTGCGGGACTTCTCCTCGGGTTCCATAATTCGGAGTTCAGAGCTTATCCGTTACAGCCGCGGCGAAGAAATATCCCTGAGCACCGAAACCGAGGAGGTCCGTCTGCTGCTGATCGGAGGAACAGGCACGGCATTGACAGAGCTCTGA
- a CDS encoding NAD(P)H-dependent oxidoreductase yields the protein MNYDLLFATDRKKKLELAVIGVQGFNHSLFLYGSRNENISIRILCGRKVQKCVAAYRSIGVSESEIVHCSSAEEGLEAFREGKYLIFNDVPLAMSMPFDIVIEGTGNPEASAVHVLAAIENRRHVIMVTKESDSVAGPLLALKARQQGVIYSLAEGDQPALLIGLVSWARAAGLRILSIGKSSEYDFIYNPGDSTVKVLDTTMSVPDFASLWDLENNAADTLKKRSEALSLFGQRALPDLSEMGIVCNHLPDFDPDIPEFHFPIARTLEIPEIMSPSEMGGILSGGMRIDVVNCLRRSDEQSMEGGVYVVVECDDRETWDILREKGVPVSRSGKSALIYYPAHYLGFESLFSVLSVGLLGMPTSSRSPRPRYDLAARAVKPLKAGTFLEARGHHHVIDGFEGLLLPAKSISENTQLPYYLAHGTTLKRDLEPGTLLTMDMLEIPDSAILWKLREEQDREFFA from the coding sequence ATGAACTATGATCTGCTGTTTGCAACGGACAGGAAAAAGAAACTGGAGCTTGCCGTTATCGGCGTTCAGGGTTTTAATCACTCCCTCTTTCTGTATGGATCAAGGAACGAGAATATATCGATCCGGATACTCTGCGGCAGGAAGGTTCAGAAATGCGTGGCCGCCTACAGGTCAATCGGCGTAAGTGAGTCTGAGATTGTACACTGCAGTTCCGCCGAAGAAGGCCTGGAGGCCTTCCGGGAAGGCAAATACCTGATCTTCAATGACGTTCCCCTTGCCATGTCCATGCCCTTCGATATCGTAATCGAAGGTACGGGCAACCCGGAAGCCTCGGCGGTGCATGTTCTCGCCGCCATTGAAAATCGCAGGCATGTGATCATGGTAACCAAGGAATCCGACTCCGTCGCCGGCCCGCTTCTGGCCCTCAAGGCGCGGCAGCAGGGTGTTATCTACTCTCTTGCCGAGGGCGACCAGCCGGCCCTGCTCATAGGACTTGTTTCCTGGGCACGTGCCGCAGGGCTGCGGATTCTGAGCATCGGCAAATCCAGCGAGTATGACTTTATCTATAATCCCGGGGATTCAACTGTCAAAGTGCTGGATACCACTATGTCGGTTCCGGACTTTGCTTCTCTCTGGGACCTTGAGAATAACGCGGCGGATACACTGAAAAAACGGAGCGAGGCGCTCTCCCTTTTCGGCCAGCGGGCCCTTCCGGACCTGTCGGAAATGGGAATAGTCTGCAACCATCTTCCTGACTTTGACCCCGATATTCCTGAGTTTCATTTTCCCATTGCCAGGACCCTGGAGATCCCCGAGATCATGTCTCCTTCCGAGATGGGAGGTATTCTTTCCGGAGGAATGCGCATCGATGTCGTCAACTGCCTGCGTCGATCCGACGAACAGAGCATGGAGGGCGGAGTATACGTGGTGGTGGAATGCGACGACAGGGAGACCTGGGATATCCTGCGCGAAAAGGGAGTGCCCGTAAGCAGAAGTGGAAAGTCCGCCCTGATCTACTATCCCGCCCACTATCTCGGGTTCGAATCTCTTTTCAGCGTTCTTTCCGTGGGACTTCTCGGGATGCCGACAAGTTCCAGGAGCCCCCGGCCCCGCTACGATCTGGCAGCCCGGGCAGTAAAACCGCTTAAGGCGGGGACATTTCTGGAAGCCCGGGGACATCATCACGTTATAGACGGCTTTGAAGGACTGCTGCTTCCGGCAAAGAGCATCAGCGAGAACACCCAGCTCCCCTATTACCTTGCCCATGGAACGACCCTTAAAAGAGACCTTGAACCGGGAACACTGCTGACCATGGATATGCTGGAAATACCGGATTCCGCGATATTGTGGAAACTGAGGGAAGAACAGGACCGGGAGTTTTTTGCCTGA
- a CDS encoding carbohydrate ABC transporter permease, whose amino-acid sequence MKSRSVSKLTGIFYSARLAPYVFVLPFLLVFFVFFLYPTISSIIMSLHDVKGFGNWEFIGLKNYERLNNIHFFNALRTSSLYTFLTIVILIPVPMIIAIFLNSKLMLARNFFRSVVFMPALISVVVAGIAFRLLFGNTEVALINSILARFGIEPVRWMLNKSTGMFLMVVLGTWRYAGVNMIYFMSGLQAIPVELYESASIDGAGVFRKFFGITLPLLKPIAIYVLTISIYGGYAMFTESYVFWNQSMPGDIGMTIVRYMYQEGLLQNRLGVGSAVGVTLLAIVFVINIIQLRLFGMFRKE is encoded by the coding sequence ATGAAATCGCGTTCAGTGTCCAAGCTTACCGGTATTTTTTATTCTGCCCGGCTTGCACCGTATGTTTTTGTTCTTCCTTTTTTACTTGTGTTTTTTGTATTTTTTCTTTACCCGACTATTTCCAGTATTATCATGAGCCTTCATGATGTTAAAGGTTTTGGAAACTGGGAATTTATTGGACTGAAAAACTATGAAAGATTAAATAATATTCATTTTTTTAATGCTCTTCGTACAAGTTCTCTTTATACATTTTTGACAATTGTGATTCTGATTCCAGTCCCGATGATAATTGCGATATTCCTCAACTCAAAGCTTATGCTGGCCAGGAACTTCTTTCGCTCCGTTGTTTTTATGCCTGCACTCATTTCAGTTGTCGTAGCGGGAATAGCGTTCCGTCTTTTATTCGGCAATACGGAAGTTGCTCTTATCAACAGTATTCTGGCCCGCTTCGGAATTGAACCCGTGCGGTGGATGCTGAATAAATCAACAGGCATGTTCCTGATGGTAGTACTGGGAACATGGCGTTATGCTGGAGTTAACATGATTTACTTTATGTCTGGATTACAGGCAATTCCAGTCGAATTATATGAGTCCGCAAGTATTGATGGAGCAGGGGTATTCAGAAAATTTTTCGGCATAACATTACCTTTACTGAAACCTATAGCTATATATGTTCTAACCATAAGTATCTACGGTGGATACGCTATGTTTACCGAGAGTTATGTTTTCTGGAATCAATCCATGCCCGGAGATATCGGCATGACGATTGTACGATACATGTATCAGGAAGGATTACTCCAGAACAGACTTGGTGTTGGTTCGGCAGTCGGGGTTACCCTTCTGGCTATTGTATTTGTGATAAATATAATCCAGCTGCGTTTATTCGGCATGTTCCGCAAGGAGTAG
- a CDS encoding carbohydrate ABC transporter permease produces the protein MKTAYVLKKKKRVSPGQIIALAGFVILGFILVFPLYYLVLASFRQTQLLFREGMALGINLEQMTLENYAYIFSGASKYAYWYFNSIAITSLYALSALIVCSVVGYGLAVYDFKGRNLIFGLVLFVMMIPLEILMLPLYQIIIKLKMVNTYTGVILPYVAFPLGIFFFRQYAISLPRDYLDAGRIDGCTEYGLFFRIMAPLMLPAYGAMAILLARKEWNNFVWPLVVLRTSDKYTLPIGLASQIDPYGTGFQVLLPGAVLAILPPVLVFIFGQKYFISGLTVGGIKG, from the coding sequence ATGAAAACAGCTTACGTCTTGAAAAAAAAGAAACGTGTATCCCCGGGACAAATTATCGCCTTGGCTGGATTCGTTATTCTTGGTTTTATTTTAGTCTTTCCATTGTATTACCTGGTGCTTGCATCATTTCGTCAAACTCAGCTTCTGTTTCGCGAGGGTATGGCTCTGGGGATAAATCTCGAACAAATGACCCTGGAAAATTATGCATATATTTTCAGTGGTGCTTCAAAATACGCTTACTGGTATTTTAACAGTATAGCAATAACCTCGCTCTATGCATTATCCGCGTTGATAGTGTGTTCCGTGGTTGGGTACGGACTCGCGGTTTATGATTTCAAGGGAAGAAACCTTATTTTTGGACTGGTTCTGTTTGTAATGATGATACCCCTCGAGATTCTGATGCTTCCATTGTATCAAATAATTATCAAACTTAAGATGGTCAATACGTATACTGGTGTAATCCTGCCGTATGTAGCTTTTCCTCTGGGAATATTCTTTTTTCGCCAATATGCAATAAGTCTTCCTCGGGACTATCTGGATGCCGGAAGAATAGACGGCTGTACGGAATATGGCCTTTTCTTTCGTATCATGGCACCCCTCATGCTCCCTGCGTATGGAGCTATGGCGATTCTTTTAGCCAGGAAAGAGTGGAATAATTTTGTGTGGCCCCTGGTTGTATTGAGAACAAGTGACAAGTATACCCTTCCCATAGGTCTTGCAAGCCAGATAGACCCATACGGTACGGGATTTCAGGTCCTTCTTCCCGGCGCCGTCCTTGCGATATTGCCGCCTGTACTCGTATTTATTTTTGGGCAGAAATACTTCATATCAGGATTGACT
- a CDS encoding ABC transporter substrate-binding protein, which translates to MYRTVVKRMMVVMVVVFLMITPLLAGGQGDKAEGGPTKLTLWTSNAIHGEFYMDAANRWNSEYPDQQIELEVVTTPNVEMHNQLTLAFQAGVGAPDIVDININFFSNFLKGDIQLVPLNDVVDPVRDSFVESRFDIYSKDGKVYGLPLHVGATVVYYNMEMMDKAGVDVEAIKTWDDFEAAGRKVRDTLGIPMTIIETADQRPFWPMIVQRGGDYLGPDGSVTLDSKINIEVLERLHSWMFEQKIAVGAPGGKTWAEEFFPFMNNGGFAALIMPTWYMSRFLEFMPDIAGKIAVRPMPVWEEGDARSCGIGGTGSSVTTQSKHIELAKKFNAYAKLTVESNKKLWEIMRFDPPRWDGVWDSPELLKPDPYFYNEPIFEMLIELAEADQIPSPNSGELLADAQTVVRNSVSYWVFEDQSRTPEEALREAAAELRRK; encoded by the coding sequence ATGTATCGTACCGTTGTAAAACGTATGATGGTCGTGATGGTGGTCGTATTCTTGATGATCACTCCCCTGCTTGCAGGCGGCCAGGGAGACAAGGCCGAGGGAGGGCCAACTAAACTGACACTCTGGACATCGAATGCTATCCATGGGGAGTTCTACATGGATGCGGCGAATCGATGGAATTCTGAATATCCAGATCAGCAGATCGAGCTTGAAGTAGTCACGACCCCGAATGTTGAAATGCATAATCAGTTGACATTGGCATTTCAGGCCGGGGTCGGTGCACCGGACATTGTTGATATCAATATCAACTTCTTTTCCAACTTCCTGAAAGGGGATATCCAGCTGGTTCCATTGAACGATGTGGTTGATCCTGTTCGCGATTCCTTCGTTGAGTCCCGATTTGATATTTACTCCAAAGATGGAAAAGTTTATGGACTGCCTCTGCACGTAGGCGCTACGGTCGTCTATTACAACATGGAGATGATGGACAAGGCAGGTGTTGATGTTGAAGCAATCAAAACCTGGGACGATTTTGAAGCAGCAGGACGGAAGGTGAGAGACACCCTCGGGATTCCCATGACGATCATCGAAACTGCTGATCAGCGGCCTTTCTGGCCCATGATTGTTCAGCGGGGAGGAGATTATCTTGGACCCGATGGAAGCGTGACGCTGGACAGCAAAATTAACATTGAGGTTCTTGAGCGCCTGCACAGTTGGATGTTCGAGCAGAAAATTGCAGTTGGAGCTCCCGGCGGGAAAACCTGGGCTGAAGAATTCTTTCCCTTCATGAACAACGGCGGATTTGCAGCACTTATCATGCCTACCTGGTATATGAGCCGATTTCTGGAATTTATGCCGGATATCGCCGGTAAGATTGCTGTGAGACCTATGCCTGTGTGGGAAGAAGGGGATGCGCGTTCCTGTGGTATCGGTGGTACCGGATCTTCTGTAACAACTCAGTCTAAGCACATTGAGCTGGCTAAAAAATTCAATGCCTATGCAAAACTTACTGTTGAGTCGAATAAAAAGCTGTGGGAAATCATGCGTTTTGATCCGCCCAGATGGGATGGCGTATGGGACAGTCCTGAGCTCCTTAAGCCGGACCCCTATTTCTATAATGAACCAATATTTGAAATGCTGATTGAACTTGCCGAAGCGGATCAGATTCCTTCACCGAATTCCGGGGAGCTGTTAGCTGATGCCCAGACAGTTGTACGTAACTCAGTCAGTTATTGGGTATTCGAAGATCAGAGCCGGACTCCGGAAGAGGCGCTTCGAGAAGCCGCTGCTGAATTAAGAAGAAAATAA